From Mixophyes fleayi isolate aMixFle1 unplaced genomic scaffold, aMixFle1.hap1 Scaffold_3160, whole genome shotgun sequence, a single genomic window includes:
- the LOC142129770 gene encoding protein BTG3-like: MAELAAIPVEMRTELVAGVEFIKTLVNRLHKLDPVMVEVYGETLAEILYHKYIGHWYPEKPMKGQAYRCIRANIHNRDESILGACVHSGLKYQELTLPKEMTVWIDPYEVSCR; this comes from the exons ATGGCTGAATTAGCAGCAATCCCAGTGGAGATGAGGACAGAGCTGGTGGCTGGAGTGGAATTTATTAAGACTCTGGTCAACAGATTACATAAATTGGATCCGGTGATGGTTGAGGTGTATGGAGAAACGTTGGCTGAGATTCTGTACCATAAGTACATTGGACATTGGTACCCAGAAAAGCCAATGAAAGGCCAGGCATATAG GTGTATCCGGGCCAATATACATAACAGGGATGAGAGTATCCTGGGAGCTTGTGTTCACAGTGGGCTAAAATACCAGGAACTGACCTTGCCAAAAGAGATGACCGTGTGGATTGACCCTTATGAAGTCTCCTGTCGATGA